A genomic stretch from Hoplias malabaricus isolate fHopMal1 chromosome 4, fHopMal1.hap1, whole genome shotgun sequence includes:
- the LOC136695717 gene encoding tetraspanin-8-like produces MASLNPCFKKTFVFFNILFAIFGLVILGLAIVGHLQPYDDQDSHKFTGVIVLVIFGSVTFIVAVLGAYGAHKENKNVLIAFFVLMCAGSIILLRIAIPMAINRDEVMSVTRQELEKLPPLDHTSSDFKKTMDFVQEQIKCCGLFKGYQDWGSNVPDSCNCQSTEVDECQEITTYGYLGEYLKPRMVYTQPCGFIFMEYLDMIFAVTLGLLFGFAALAILGTVMSLAMILRITSPTVSPPAVFSLSPHPPKYSELIQTA; encoded by the exons atatttgGGCTGGTGATATTGGGCCTGGCCATTGTGGGACATCTCCAGCCGTACGATGACCAG GATTCGCACAAATTTACAGGAGTCATCGTCTTGGTCATTTTCGGTTCCGTCACATTCATCGTTGCAGTTTTGGGAGCTTACGGCGCTCATAAAGAAAACAAGAATGTCCTGATCGCG ttttttgTCCTAATGTGTGCTGGTTCCATTATTCTCCTGCGAATAGCTATTCCGATGGCTATAAATCGTGATGAG GTGATGTCAGTGACCAGGCAGGAGTTGGAAAAGCTGCCACCTTTGGATCATACCAGTTCAGATTTCAAGAAAACTATGGATTTTGTTCAGGAGCAG ATTAAGTGTTGTGGGCTGTTTAAAGGCTACCAGGACTGGGGAAGTAATGTTCCTGATTCATGCAACTGTCAAAGTACTGAGGTTGATGAGTGCCAGGAAATAACCACCTACGGCTACCTGGGG GAATATCTGAAACCAAGAATGGTCTACACCCAG CCATGCGGCTTCATATTTATGGAATACTTGGACATGATTTTTGCCGTCACCTTGGGTTTGCTCTTTGGCTTCGCAGCTTTAGCT atctTGGGAACTGTGATGTCACTTGCAATGATTCTCCGCATCACCTCTCCCACTGTCAGCCCTCCAGCGGTCTTCAGTCTGAGTCCTCATCCACCAAAATACTCAGAGCTAATCCAGACTGCCTAG